The Longimicrobiaceae bacterium sequence CCGCCCCGGCGTGAGCCCGGCGAAACCGCCCGCCGGTCTCCCGCCGCACATCTCCACATGGGTACTGCGAAAAACATCCAGCTTCTCCCACATCGTCAGACTCTGCTCAGACCTCCGACTCCACCGTGGAACCCCGTCCGCCAGGACGGCCGCCCTTCGCAGCCGGGGGTTTCATACCCCCGGCGATGCCGCGGCGGAGAGGCTGATCGTGATCGCGCGCGTCCTTCGAAACGATCCTTTGCCCCGCGGCCGGTTCCCGATCGCGGCGCGTTCGCCCTGCGATCTCTCCCTGACGTTCGGCTCGGCCCTCAGTCGCTCCCGCCGATGTACATCTGGATCATCTGGCGCCACCAGGGCCAGTCGTGCGCCCAGCCGTCCCACACGCGCAGGGCGTTCCCGATGCCCTTCTCCCACAGGATGCGCGACAGGTACTCGTTGTTGCCGAACGACGGGTCGTCGCGCCCGATGGCGAGGATGATGTCCAGCCGCCGCATGGCCTCCAGCCGCCCCCAGTCGTGCTCGTGCGTCACGTACGCCGACGGGTTGTTGGCGAACACGTTGGCGTCGCTGTGCCCGTTCACGAAATCGCCGTTGTCGTACAGCCCGCTCAGCCCGATCGCGCGCCCGAACAGGTGCGGGTGGCGCAGCGCCATGTTCACCGCGTGGTACGCGCCGAAGCTGGCGCCCGCGGTGATCGCGAACGGGTTCGGGTTGCGGCTCTGCGAGAAGGGGAGGACCTCGGAGAGGACGTACTGCTCGTATTGGAGGTGGCGCCAGGCGCGGTCGCCGGGGTGCTTCCACTTGGCGTACCAGCTCTCCTCGTCCACGCTGTCCAGGCAGAACAGCTGGGCCCAGCCGCGCTCCAGGTGCTCGCCCAGCGCCTGCATCATCCCCTGGTCTTCCCACTCGAAGTAGCGCCCCATGCTGGTGGGGAAGACCACCACCCGCGCCCCGGAATGCCCGAACACCAGCAGGTCCATGTCGCGGCCCAGCGACGGGCTGTACCACCGTTGGTGCTCGCGGTGCATTCGGTCTCGCTCCGGGTGCGGCGGTGTGGATGGGAACGGGCCCGGCATCCCCCGCGGGAGCCGGAAGCCTCGCTGTCGCTGCCTCGCGCCAGGCCCCGGCGCCCCCGCAATCCACGGGCCGGTGGCGCCGGCCGGCACACCGGAGCCGCCGTTCTTCCGCGCTCCCCTCGCCCGCATCCCACGTACAGCACGCTGCGAGTCCGATGCGGCTCTCCGCCCCCGCCTGTCCCCTGTCACGCCGCGGACGTATAACTCCGCGCATCCACGCCGCTCATCCGCCCGCGGGTCAAAGGCCGAGCGCCCGGCGCCCCATCGACCAGCTCGTCCTCGAACCGCCCGAACACATGGAGATCGTCACAGCCCGCCTCGTGCTGCGCGAGTTCGTGGAGGCGGACGCGCCGTCGTTCGCCGCCTACCACGCCGATCCGCGCCAAGCCCAGTTCTACACGCCCGAAGAGGCCGAGCCCGCGCGCGTGCTGCGGCTGCTCGGCCTCTTCCGCGGCTGGGCGTGCGAAGATCCGCGATCCAACTACCAGCTCGCCATCGCCACACGCGGCGCACCCTCGGGGGTGATCGGGTGCGCGGGCATCCGCAGGGAAGGGCGCGGCGATCACCAGGCGGAGCTCGGCATCGAGCTGGCGCCGGAGCACTGGGGCAGGGGCTACGCGACCGAAGCCGCGGCGGCGCTGCTCGCGTTCGGCTTCCGCGATCTCGGGCTCTGGCGGATCACCGCGGATTCGGTAGATGCGAACGACCGCATCGCGCGCCTGCTTCGCCGCCTCGGCTTCGAAGCCATCGGCACGCGCCCCGGCACCGAGTGGATGCGCGCCCGAGGCTGGAGTCACGCCGAGTGGCTGTTCACCCGGGACCGGTGGTCTCCTCTGACGAACCACCCGGAGCCGGAGAGGTAGGCGCCGCGCCATCCCCCGATGCTCGCGCCGCATCTCCCGAAGCGTTCGCCGCGGGTCCGGCCGCCGGCGCACCCTCCGCGAGGCTGAACTCCAGCTTGCCGGCCTGCACGTCGGCGCGGACCAGCCGGACCCGGACGGCCGTGCCAAGCTCCAGGCGGGGTGCACCCTCCGGCTTCTGAACCTCGGAGCGGATGGCGGGATCCTGGAGCTGCACCTCGACCTTGCCGTTCCGCACGCCCAGCACCACGGCGGGGTAGTCGTTGCCCTCGCACCCGCGCAGCGTCCACGCCTCGGCGACGTCCACCACGCGGCGCTCCAGCTTGCCGTCCTTCTTCTCCGCCTCGTCCATCAGCGGCGGCAGCTTGGCGAGCGTCGCCACCTCGTCCGGCGTGGGCCGCCCGCCGCTCGCCAGCGTGATCAGCAGGTCGATCACGTAGCGATCCGCCAGGCGCCGCAGCGGCGCGGTGACGTGCGCGTACGGCATCGCCAGCGCGGAGTGGTTGGGCGCCGCGGGCGGCTCGCCGTCGAACGCGGTGTAGTCCGCGCCGCGGTTGGTGCGCCGCGCCTGCCAGAGCAGCGCCGTCGCGTTGGGACTCGTCACGTCTACCGAGTGGATGAAGTCCGGGTAGCTCATCCCCTCCGTCCACGCGAAGCCCAGCGCCAGCGCGGCGCGCCGGAAGCTCTCCAGCGCCGCCGACTCCGGGGCGGGCATGGTGCGCAGCAGGCCCACGCGGCCGTCCAGCATGCGCAGCGCGGCGCCGTGCCCGGTGAGCAGCGACACCTGCGCGTTCCAGTCCTCCGCCGCGTTCGGAAGCTCGTAGTCCAGCTTGTAGCCCAGCCGCGCCGCCGCCGCCTTCTCCACGTGCTGGTCCAGGATGGGCAGCGACACGCCGCCGCGCTCCGTCTCCCGCATCTTTCGCTTCTCGCCGAACTCCTTCAGCAGCATCAGCGACTCCGCCCACGGCTTGCCGGCGAACAGCTTCCCGCCGCCCTGCACGTGCTCCAGCGCCTGCTCGTACGTGAGCTGCGCGCGGCTGCGCACCAGCGCCCGCTCGACCGTGCTGCTCACGATGTCCGCGCGCGCGTTCAGCTCGAAGCCGAAGATCACGGCGGGGCACGGCTGGTCGGGCAGCAGACTCGCGGCGCCCTGGCTCAGCACCGGCGGGTACAGCGACTCGCGCTCGTCCGGCGCGTAGAAGGTCACGCCGCGCAGCCACGCCTCGCGCTCCACCGCGCCGCCGCGGTCCACCCAGAACCCCACGTCCGCGATGGCGTACAGCAGCCGGTAGCCATCGCCCATGCGCTCGAAGAAGAGCGCCTGGTCCAGATCGCGGCTCCCCGGCGGGTCGACCGTCACGAACTCCACCGCCGTCCGGTCCACACGCCCCGCATCGGCAGTGGGCACGCGCTTGGCCGCCGCTTCCGCCTCGGCCACCACGTCCGCCGGGAACTCCGTGCGGATGCCCAGCTCCGCCCGCGCGGCGGCGAACGCTGCATCCAGCGGCGATGTT is a genomic window containing:
- a CDS encoding alpha/beta hydrolase-fold protein; amino-acid sequence: MHREHQRWYSPSLGRDMDLLVFGHSGARVVVFPTSMGRYFEWEDQGMMQALGEHLERGWAQLFCLDSVDEESWYAKWKHPGDRAWRHLQYEQYVLSEVLPFSQSRNPNPFAITAGASFGAYHAVNMALRHPHLFGRAIGLSGLYDNGDFVNGHSDANVFANNPSAYVTHEHDWGRLEAMRRLDIILAIGRDDPSFGNNEYLSRILWEKGIGNALRVWDGWAHDWPWWRQMIQMYIGGSD
- a CDS encoding GNAT family N-acetyltransferase, with product MEIVTARLVLREFVEADAPSFAAYHADPRQAQFYTPEEAEPARVLRLLGLFRGWACEDPRSNYQLAIATRGAPSGVIGCAGIRREGRGDHQAELGIELAPEHWGRGYATEAAAALLAFGFRDLGLWRITADSVDANDRIARLLRRLGFEAIGTRPGTEWMRARGWSHAEWLFTRDRWSPLTNHPEPER
- a CDS encoding RNB domain-containing ribonuclease, coding for MSEPGAQTSPLDAAFAAARAELGIRTEFPADVVAEAEAAAKRVPTADAGRVDRTAVEFVTVDPPGSRDLDQALFFERMGDGYRLLYAIADVGFWVDRGGAVEREAWLRGVTFYAPDERESLYPPVLSQGAASLLPDQPCPAVIFGFELNARADIVSSTVERALVRSRAQLTYEQALEHVQGGGKLFAGKPWAESLMLLKEFGEKRKMRETERGGVSLPILDQHVEKAAAARLGYKLDYELPNAAEDWNAQVSLLTGHGAALRMLDGRVGLLRTMPAPESAALESFRRAALALGFAWTEGMSYPDFIHSVDVTSPNATALLWQARRTNRGADYTAFDGEPPAAPNHSALAMPYAHVTAPLRRLADRYVIDLLITLASGGRPTPDEVATLAKLPPLMDEAEKKDGKLERRVVDVAEAWTLRGCEGNDYPAVVLGVRNGKVEVQLQDPAIRSEVQKPEGAPRLELGTAVRVRLVRADVQAGKLEFSLAEGAPAAGPAANASGDAARASGDGAAPTSPAPGGSSEETTGPG